The Mycolicibacterium hassiacum DSM 44199 genome includes a window with the following:
- a CDS encoding acyl-CoA dehydrogenase — translation MPIAITTEHNDLADSVRSLVARVAPSEVLHEALETPIPNPPPYWKAAAEQGLQGLHLAESVGGQGFGILELAIVIAEFGYGAVPGPFVPSVIASALIAAHDPADPRLAGLASGETIAAYAIESGLTATRTGDKLVIRGEVRAVPAAAQASLLVLPVAIDSGEEWVVLDADQVEIEPVQSVDPLRPVAHVRVNAVEVGEDRVLSDLSRAHARALVSTLLSAECIGVARWATDTASEYAKIREQFGRPIGKFQAVKHKCAEMIADTERATAAVWDAAQALDELADKSAEETGFEFAAAVAATLAIDAVLHCTQDCIQVHGGIGFTWEHDTNVYYRRALGLAAAFGRRGEYPQRVVDLATSTGMRRLGIKLDPDTEKLRAEIRAEIDAIKAIPDDKERVVALAEGGWVVPHLPRPWGRGASPVEQIIIAQEFQDAKVERPNMGIASWLIPSVVAYGTEEQKQRFLPPTLRGEMIWCQLFSEPGAGSDLASLTTKATKVEGGWRITGQKIWTTGAQYSHWGMLLARTDPDAPKHKGITYFLLDMSSEGVEVKPLRELTGNAMFNTVFLDDVFVPDELVLGEVNRGWEVSRTTLTAERVSIGSSEPPFLPNLNRFVEFIRDGHFDQVAKHQAGHLIAEGHAAKVLNMRSTLLTLAGGDPMPAAAIGKLLSMRTGQKYAEFVVASFGTEGAVGDPNELTGRWAEFLLASRATTIYGGTSEVQLNIIAERLLGLPRDL, via the coding sequence ATGCCCATCGCTATCACTACCGAGCACAACGACCTGGCCGATTCGGTCCGATCCCTGGTGGCGCGGGTAGCGCCGTCGGAGGTGCTGCACGAGGCGCTGGAGACGCCGATTCCCAATCCCCCGCCGTATTGGAAGGCCGCGGCCGAGCAGGGACTGCAGGGGCTGCACCTGGCCGAATCCGTTGGCGGACAGGGCTTCGGCATTCTCGAGCTGGCGATCGTGATCGCCGAGTTCGGCTACGGCGCGGTGCCGGGGCCGTTCGTGCCGTCGGTGATCGCCAGCGCGCTGATCGCCGCGCACGACCCCGCCGACCCGCGGCTGGCCGGCCTGGCCTCCGGCGAGACGATCGCGGCCTACGCCATCGAGTCGGGGCTGACCGCCACCCGCACCGGCGACAAGCTGGTGATCCGCGGCGAGGTGCGGGCGGTGCCCGCGGCCGCGCAGGCGTCGCTGCTGGTGCTGCCGGTGGCCATCGACAGCGGTGAGGAGTGGGTGGTCCTCGACGCCGACCAGGTCGAGATCGAGCCGGTGCAGAGCGTCGACCCGCTGCGACCGGTGGCGCATGTGCGGGTCAACGCCGTCGAGGTCGGCGAGGACCGGGTGCTGAGCGACCTCAGCCGCGCGCACGCCCGGGCGCTGGTGTCCACGCTGCTGAGCGCCGAGTGCATCGGGGTGGCGCGCTGGGCCACCGACACCGCCTCGGAGTACGCCAAGATCCGCGAGCAGTTCGGCCGGCCGATCGGCAAGTTCCAGGCCGTCAAGCACAAGTGCGCCGAGATGATCGCCGATACCGAGCGGGCCACCGCCGCGGTGTGGGACGCCGCGCAGGCGCTCGACGAGCTCGCCGACAAGTCCGCCGAGGAGACCGGGTTCGAGTTCGCCGCCGCGGTCGCGGCCACGCTGGCGATCGACGCGGTGCTGCACTGCACCCAGGACTGCATCCAGGTGCACGGCGGCATCGGCTTCACCTGGGAGCACGACACCAACGTCTACTACCGCCGGGCGCTCGGCCTGGCCGCCGCGTTCGGGCGGCGCGGCGAGTACCCGCAGCGGGTGGTCGACCTCGCCACCAGCACCGGCATGCGTCGGCTGGGTATCAAGCTCGATCCGGACACCGAGAAGCTGCGTGCCGAGATCCGCGCCGAGATCGACGCGATCAAGGCGATCCCGGACGACAAGGAACGCGTCGTCGCGCTCGCCGAGGGCGGCTGGGTGGTGCCGCATCTGCCGCGGCCGTGGGGCCGCGGGGCCAGCCCGGTCGAGCAGATCATCATCGCCCAGGAGTTCCAGGACGCCAAGGTCGAGCGGCCGAACATGGGCATCGCGTCGTGGCTGATCCCGTCGGTGGTGGCCTACGGCACCGAGGAGCAGAAGCAGCGCTTTTTGCCGCCGACCCTGCGCGGCGAGATGATCTGGTGCCAGCTGTTCTCCGAACCGGGCGCGGGTTCGGACCTGGCGAGCCTGACCACCAAGGCCACCAAGGTCGAGGGCGGCTGGCGCATCACCGGCCAGAAGATCTGGACGACCGGGGCGCAGTACTCGCACTGGGGCATGCTGCTGGCCCGCACCGACCCGGACGCCCCCAAGCACAAGGGCATCACCTACTTCCTGCTCGATATGAGCAGCGAGGGGGTGGAGGTCAAGCCGCTGCGCGAGCTGACCGGCAACGCGATGTTCAACACCGTGTTCCTCGACGACGTGTTCGTCCCGGACGAGCTGGTGCTCGGCGAGGTGAACCGGGGCTGGGAGGTCAGCCGCACCACGCTGACCGCCGAGCGGGTGTCGATCGGCAGCAGCGAGCCGCCGTTCCTGCCGAACCTCAACCGGTTCGTCGAGTTCATCCGCGACGGGCACTTCGACCAGGTGGCCAAGCATCAGGCCGGCCATCTGATCGCCGAGGGCCACGCCGCCAAGGTGCTGAACATGCGCTCGACGCTGCTGACGCTGGCCGGTGGCGATCCGATGCCGGCGGCGGCCATCGGCAAGCTGCTGTCGATGCGGACCGGGCAGAAGTACGCGGAGTTCGTGGTCGCCTCGTTCGGCACCGAGGGCGCGGTCGGCGATCCGAACGAGCTGACCGGCCGGTGGGCGGAGTTCCTGCTGGCCAGCCGGGCCACAACGATCTACGGCGGCACCTCGGAGGTGCAGCTCAACATCATCGCCGAGCGCCTGCTCGGGCTGCCGCGCGACCTGTAG
- the fadD2 gene encoding long-chain-fatty-acid--CoA ligase FadD2, which yields MPKLTDLPVPGLSRIQQYIDRGAAELHYARKMFEAGALRLEPPQNMVAMLADIARWGELGMIPALNARRHPDRIAVIDDEGEFTFGELDRAAHAVAHALLARGVRGGDGVAVLARNHRWFLVAVYGAARAGARIILLNTEFSGPQIKQVAEREGARVIIYDDEYAEAVRQAEPELGTMRALPTNPDSDEPSGSTDETLAELIERYGGKPAPKVTKHASIIILTSGTTGTPKGANRRTPPSLAPVGGVLSHVPFKAGEVTALPAPMFHALGFLHSTIAMMLGTTLVLRRRFKPATVLADIEKHRVTAIVVVPVMLSRMLDELDRTSPKPDLSSLRIVFVSGSQLGAELATRAMRELGPVIYNLYGSTEIAFATIARPQDLSINPATVGPVVKGVKVKILDENGNELPPGQVGRIFVGNTFPFEGYTGGGHKEIVDGLMSSGDVGYFDEHGLLYVSGRDDEMIVSGGENVFPAEVEDLISGHPEVVEATAIGVEDKEWGQRLRCFVVKAEGSNLTADDIKNYVRQNLARYKVPREVIFIDKLPRNPTGKVLKRELREMKVEESQ from the coding sequence ATGCCGAAGCTCACCGATCTTCCGGTGCCGGGCCTGTCCCGCATCCAGCAGTACATCGACCGGGGTGCGGCCGAACTGCACTATGCCCGCAAGATGTTCGAAGCCGGGGCGCTGCGTCTCGAGCCCCCGCAGAACATGGTTGCGATGCTCGCCGATATCGCGCGGTGGGGCGAGCTGGGGATGATTCCGGCGCTCAACGCTCGGCGCCATCCGGATCGCATCGCCGTGATCGACGACGAGGGGGAGTTCACCTTCGGCGAACTCGACCGGGCCGCGCACGCGGTGGCGCACGCGCTGCTGGCGCGGGGAGTGCGGGGCGGCGACGGGGTCGCGGTGCTGGCGCGCAACCACCGCTGGTTCCTGGTGGCGGTGTACGGCGCCGCCCGGGCCGGGGCCCGCATCATCCTGCTCAACACCGAGTTCTCCGGCCCGCAGATCAAACAGGTCGCCGAGCGCGAGGGTGCGCGGGTCATCATCTACGACGACGAGTACGCCGAGGCGGTGCGTCAGGCCGAACCCGAGCTGGGCACCATGCGGGCGTTGCCGACGAACCCGGACAGCGACGAACCGTCCGGCAGCACCGACGAGACGCTGGCCGAACTCATCGAGCGTTACGGCGGCAAGCCGGCGCCGAAGGTCACCAAGCACGCGTCGATCATCATCCTGACCAGCGGCACCACCGGTACGCCCAAGGGCGCCAACCGCAGGACGCCGCCGTCGTTGGCGCCGGTGGGCGGGGTGCTCTCGCATGTGCCGTTCAAGGCGGGCGAGGTGACCGCGCTGCCCGCGCCGATGTTCCACGCGCTGGGCTTTTTGCACTCGACGATCGCGATGATGCTCGGCACCACGCTGGTGCTGCGCCGACGGTTCAAACCCGCAACTGTGCTCGCCGACATCGAAAAGCACCGTGTCACAGCGATAGTCGTGGTGCCGGTGATGCTGTCGCGGATGCTCGACGAGCTGGACAGGACATCCCCGAAGCCGGATCTGTCGTCGCTGCGGATCGTGTTCGTGTCCGGATCGCAGCTCGGTGCGGAGCTGGCCACCCGGGCGATGCGGGAACTGGGCCCGGTCATCTACAACCTGTACGGGTCCACCGAGATCGCGTTCGCCACCATCGCGCGCCCGCAGGATCTGTCGATCAACCCGGCGACGGTCGGCCCGGTGGTCAAGGGGGTGAAGGTCAAGATCCTCGACGAGAACGGCAACGAGCTGCCGCCGGGGCAGGTGGGCCGGATCTTCGTGGGCAACACCTTCCCGTTCGAGGGCTACACCGGCGGCGGGCACAAGGAGATCGTCGACGGGCTGATGTCGTCCGGCGACGTGGGTTACTTCGACGAGCACGGGCTGCTCTACGTCAGCGGCCGCGACGACGAGATGATCGTCTCCGGTGGCGAGAACGTGTTCCCCGCCGAGGTGGAGGACCTGATCAGCGGGCATCCGGAGGTGGTGGAGGCCACCGCGATCGGCGTGGAGGACAAGGAGTGGGGCCAGCGGCTGCGCTGTTTCGTGGTCAAGGCCGAGGGGTCCAACCTCACCGCCGACGACATCAAGAACTACGTGCGTCAGAATCTGGCCCGCTACAAGGTGCCGCGCGAGGTCATCTTCATCGACAAGCTGCCGCGCAACCCCACCGGTAAAGTGCTCAAGCGCGAGCTGCGTGAGATGAAAGTCGAAGAATCCCAATAG
- a CDS encoding NCS2 family permease produces the protein MTTQTTRPRARGFAGRLDRFFEISARGSTIAGELRGGLVTFIAMAYIIVLNPIILAGGPDVTGQQLQFNQVSATTSLTAGVMTILFGVIARLPFAFAAGLGINSFVATTLVGSLTWAEAMGLVVINGLIIVVLAATGLRRLVFDAVPMQLKLAITAGIGLFILFIGLVDAGFISSTGRPSPPVGLGAGGEGTIGTVPTVVFVLTLLVTGILVVRNVRGGILIGLIAGTVMAVLIEAIWHLGPATEHPGGWSLSVPTLSGSPFALPDLSLVGDFSLFGSFSRVGLVAATMFVFTLVFANFFDAMGTFTGLAREAGLTDPDGNFPRLRAALIVEGAGAVAGGATSASSNTVFIESGAGIGDGARTGLANLVTGALFLAAMFVAPLASIVPTEVAAAALVVVGAMMVAQLRHIDISEFSVALPVVLTVATMPFSYSIANGIGVGFIAWVVMRTAAGKAREISPLLWVVAAGFLLYFARGWIESLVGA, from the coding sequence GTGACGACGCAGACCACCCGACCCCGCGCCCGCGGGTTTGCCGGCCGGCTCGACCGATTCTTCGAGATCTCGGCGCGCGGCTCCACGATCGCCGGCGAACTGCGCGGCGGACTGGTCACGTTCATCGCGATGGCCTACATCATCGTGCTGAACCCGATCATCCTGGCCGGCGGACCGGACGTGACCGGCCAGCAGCTGCAGTTCAACCAGGTGTCGGCGACAACGTCGCTGACGGCCGGGGTGATGACCATCCTGTTCGGGGTGATCGCGCGGCTGCCGTTCGCGTTCGCCGCCGGCCTGGGCATCAACTCGTTCGTCGCCACCACCCTGGTGGGCTCGCTGACCTGGGCCGAGGCGATGGGCCTGGTGGTGATCAACGGGCTGATCATCGTGGTACTGGCCGCCACCGGGCTGCGCCGGCTGGTGTTCGACGCCGTGCCCATGCAGCTCAAGCTGGCGATCACCGCCGGCATCGGGTTGTTCATCCTGTTCATCGGCCTGGTGGACGCCGGATTCATCTCGTCGACCGGGCGGCCGTCCCCGCCGGTCGGGCTGGGCGCCGGCGGCGAGGGCACGATCGGCACCGTGCCGACCGTCGTGTTCGTGCTGACCCTGCTGGTCACCGGCATCCTCGTGGTGCGCAATGTGCGCGGCGGCATCCTGATCGGGCTCATCGCCGGCACCGTGATGGCGGTGCTCATCGAGGCGATCTGGCATCTCGGCCCGGCCACCGAACACCCGGGCGGGTGGAGCCTGTCGGTGCCGACGTTGTCCGGGTCGCCGTTCGCGCTGCCCGACCTGTCGCTGGTCGGCGACTTCTCGCTGTTCGGCAGCTTCAGCCGGGTCGGGCTGGTCGCCGCGACCATGTTCGTGTTCACGCTGGTGTTCGCGAACTTCTTCGACGCGATGGGCACGTTCACCGGCCTGGCCCGCGAGGCCGGGCTGACCGACCCGGACGGCAACTTCCCCCGGCTCCGGGCCGCGCTGATCGTCGAGGGTGCCGGCGCGGTGGCCGGTGGCGCCACGTCGGCGTCATCGAACACCGTGTTCATCGAGTCCGGCGCCGGCATCGGCGACGGGGCCCGGACCGGGCTGGCCAACCTGGTCACCGGCGCGCTGTTTTTGGCGGCGATGTTCGTCGCACCGCTGGCCTCGATCGTGCCGACCGAGGTGGCCGCCGCGGCGCTGGTGGTGGTGGGCGCGATGATGGTCGCCCAGCTGCGCCACATCGACATCAGCGAGTTCTCGGTGGCGCTGCCGGTGGTGCTGACCGTGGCGACCATGCCGTTCTCCTATTCGATCGCCAACGGCATCGGAGTCGGGTTCATCGCCTGGGTGGTGATGCGCACCGCCGCCGGCAAGGCCCGCGAGATCAGCCCGCTGCTGTGGGTGGTGGCCGCCGGGTTCCTGCTCTATTTCGCCCGCGGCTGGATCGAATCCCTGGTCGGCGCCTAG
- a CDS encoding DNA polymerase domain-containing protein: MPPARHLDVDGEPVPITHPDRVVFPDLGFTKLDLMRYYLRVADGALRGVADRPMILKRFVKGIGTEAVFQKRAPKNRPAFVDVAELRYASGTSAQEAVIDDARGLVWAVNLGCVDLNPHPVRADDLAHPDELRIDLDPMPGVPWSQILDVALVVRDVLADHGLTGWPKTSGSRGFHIYARIERRWPFRQVRLAAQTVAREVERRAPALATSRWWKEEREGVFVDFNQNAFDRTTASAYSVRATPDARVSTPLTWDEVPDCRPADFTVATVPDRFAERGDPWEGIDDTPGRLDALLALAEELGPPPRAPRGAGKGTGRRVPSKPLIEIARTKTKDEALAALQQWRERHPEVAAHLAPADVLVDGMRGPSSLWYRVRINLQHVPEPQRPPQEPLLADYDPWQGYSGPQAYRRD, from the coding sequence ATGCCCCCGGCGCGCCATCTCGACGTCGACGGTGAGCCGGTGCCCATCACCCATCCCGACCGGGTCGTGTTCCCGGATCTCGGGTTCACCAAGCTCGACCTGATGCGCTACTACCTGCGGGTGGCCGACGGGGCGCTGCGTGGGGTGGCCGACCGCCCGATGATCCTGAAACGCTTCGTCAAGGGCATCGGCACCGAGGCGGTGTTCCAGAAACGCGCCCCGAAGAACCGCCCGGCCTTCGTCGACGTGGCCGAGCTGCGCTACGCATCGGGCACCTCGGCGCAGGAGGCCGTCATCGACGACGCCCGCGGGCTGGTGTGGGCGGTCAACCTGGGCTGCGTGGACCTCAACCCGCATCCGGTGCGCGCCGACGACCTGGCGCATCCCGACGAGCTGCGGATCGACCTCGACCCGATGCCCGGCGTGCCGTGGTCGCAGATCCTCGACGTGGCGCTGGTGGTCCGCGACGTACTCGCCGACCACGGGCTGACCGGCTGGCCGAAGACGTCGGGTTCGCGCGGCTTCCATATCTATGCCCGCATCGAGCGGCGCTGGCCGTTCCGGCAGGTGCGACTGGCCGCGCAGACCGTCGCGCGCGAGGTGGAACGCCGGGCCCCGGCACTGGCCACCAGCCGGTGGTGGAAAGAGGAACGCGAAGGGGTGTTCGTCGACTTCAACCAGAACGCGTTCGACCGCACCACCGCCTCGGCCTACTCGGTGCGCGCCACCCCGGACGCGCGGGTGTCGACCCCGCTGACGTGGGACGAGGTCCCCGACTGCCGGCCAGCGGATTTCACCGTCGCCACGGTGCCCGACCGGTTCGCCGAACGCGGTGATCCGTGGGAGGGCATCGACGACACCCCGGGCCGGCTGGACGCACTGCTGGCCCTCGCCGAAGAACTGGGCCCACCGCCCCGCGCCCCGCGCGGCGCCGGCAAGGGCACCGGCCGGCGGGTCCCGAGCAAACCGTTGATCGAAATCGCCCGCACCAAGACCAAAGACGAGGCGCTGGCGGCGCTGCAGCAGTGGCGCGAACGCCACCCGGAGGTCGCCGCGCACCTCGCCCCGGCCGACGTCCTGGTGGACGGCATGCGAGGGCCCAGCTCACTGTGGTACCGGGTGCGGATCAACCTGCAGCATGTGCCGGAACCGCAACGGCCACCGCAGGAACCGCTGTTGGCCGACTACGACCCGTGGCAGGGCTACTCCGGCCCGCAGGCGTACCGCCGCGACTGA
- a CDS encoding acyl-CoA thioesterase translates to MSADDHSVAPVEHSGPLQGPLAAATLRALDTLEQVLELEPTGPDRFRAGSEPNRFGRIFGGQLLAQAMTAAAATVPEHRPSGIHALFVRGGDETVPVDLIVERTRDGRTMSTRRVGVQQAGRTVLTAMVSFAEPGPDADADDGPVTAPEVDPESIPLLQDWLHTAPPELLRIGRVWADVPPAVEMRIAEAPIFFGGDQKPGERTLWMRLPRTVADRPGLHEVLLTYASDYLLVDMAFRNHPEPLAVGAYSGVTVDHAVWLHRPVRFDQWLGHVTRTVGFGGNRALVQGRIIDAAGRHVASTAQEVLIRAR, encoded by the coding sequence GTGAGCGCGGACGACCATTCGGTGGCCCCGGTCGAGCACAGCGGACCGCTGCAGGGACCACTGGCGGCCGCGACGCTGCGCGCCCTCGACACCCTCGAACAGGTGTTGGAGCTGGAGCCCACCGGCCCCGACCGGTTCCGGGCCGGCAGTGAGCCGAACCGGTTCGGCCGGATCTTCGGCGGCCAGCTGTTGGCCCAGGCGATGACGGCCGCCGCGGCCACCGTGCCCGAGCACCGGCCGAGCGGCATCCACGCGCTGTTTGTGCGCGGCGGCGACGAGACCGTGCCGGTCGACCTGATCGTCGAACGCACCCGTGACGGGCGCACCATGTCCACCCGCCGGGTCGGCGTGCAGCAGGCCGGGCGCACAGTGCTGACCGCGATGGTGTCGTTCGCCGAACCGGGTCCCGACGCCGATGCCGATGACGGGCCGGTGACCGCGCCTGAGGTGGACCCGGAGTCCATTCCGTTGCTTCAGGACTGGCTGCACACCGCGCCACCGGAGCTGCTCCGGATCGGCCGGGTGTGGGCCGACGTCCCGCCGGCGGTGGAGATGCGCATCGCCGAAGCGCCGATCTTCTTCGGCGGTGACCAGAAGCCCGGGGAGCGCACCCTGTGGATGCGGCTGCCTCGCACGGTCGCCGACCGGCCCGGACTACATGAGGTGCTGCTCACCTACGCCAGCGATTACCTGTTGGTGGACATGGCGTTTCGCAATCACCCCGAACCGCTGGCCGTCGGTGCCTACAGCGGGGTGACCGTCGATCACGCGGTGTGGCTGCATCGACCGGTGCGCTTCGACCAGTGGCTGGGCCACGTCACCCGGACGGTCGGGTTCGGCGGCAACCGCGCACTGGTGCAGGGCAGGATCATCGACGCGGCCGGCCGGCATGTGGCCAGCACGGCGCAGGAAGTGCTGATTCGCGCCCGATAG
- a CDS encoding DUF808 domain-containing protein has protein sequence MSAGLFGLLDDVAALARMAAASIDDIGAAAGRATAKAAGVVIDDTAVTPQYVHGITADRELPMIKRIAIGSLRNKLVFILPAALLLSQFIPWAVTPILMLGATYLCFEGAEKVSGWITRSGAHEAPAAVTGPDAERQMTAGAIRTDLILSAEIMVIALNEVADQAFLPRLLILIVVALVITAAVYGVVALIVKTDDIGLYLAGSDSALVRRTGRMLVRAMPRLLSVLSIVGTIAMLWVGGHILLQGADTLGWHAPYEFVHHLAESVHHAVHGVGAVLGWLVTTAASAVAGLLVGSAVAAVVHVLPFGKHH, from the coding sequence ATGAGCGCCGGGCTGTTCGGGCTGCTCGACGACGTGGCCGCGCTGGCCCGGATGGCCGCGGCGTCGATCGACGACATCGGCGCGGCCGCCGGCCGGGCCACCGCCAAGGCCGCCGGGGTGGTGATCGACGACACCGCGGTGACCCCACAGTACGTGCACGGCATCACCGCCGACCGCGAGCTGCCGATGATCAAGCGGATCGCGATCGGCTCGCTGCGCAACAAGCTGGTGTTCATCCTGCCCGCGGCGCTGCTGCTGAGCCAGTTCATCCCGTGGGCGGTGACGCCGATCCTCATGCTGGGCGCGACATATCTGTGTTTCGAAGGCGCCGAGAAGGTTTCGGGCTGGATAACCCGCAGTGGCGCGCATGAAGCGCCCGCCGCCGTCACCGGCCCGGACGCCGAGCGGCAGATGACCGCCGGCGCGATCCGCACCGACCTCATCCTGTCCGCGGAGATCATGGTCATCGCGCTGAACGAGGTTGCGGATCAAGCCTTTCTGCCGCGGCTGCTGATCCTGATCGTGGTTGCTCTGGTGATCACCGCGGCGGTGTACGGCGTGGTGGCACTGATCGTGAAGACGGACGACATCGGCCTATACCTGGCCGGGAGCGATTCCGCGCTGGTGCGCCGGACCGGCCGCATGCTGGTGCGCGCGATGCCGCGGCTGCTGTCGGTGCTGTCGATCGTCGGCACCATCGCGATGCTGTGGGTCGGCGGCCACATCCTGTTGCAGGGCGCCGACACGCTGGGCTGGCACGCCCCCTACGAGTTCGTCCACCACCTCGCCGAGTCCGTCCACCATGCCGTGCACGGGGTGGGTGCGGTGCTGGGCTGGCTGGTCACCACCGCCGCGTCCGCGGTGGCCGGCCTGCTGGTCGGCTCGGCGGTCGCGGCGGTGGTACATGTGCTGCCGTTCGGCAAGCACCACTGA
- a CDS encoding CobW family GTP-binding protein — MTTVPVIALTGYLGAGKTTLLNHVLRQPDARVGVVINDFGELNVDAALVTGQVDEPASIAGGCICCLPDDGGLDEALAKLADPKLRLDAIIVEASGLADPVAVSRMIRFSGVERVRPGGVVDVIDTSAYFDTVDNGRTPPARYRAASLVVINKIDQVPEAERDAVVERICRRVRQRNPDVHIVSTVAGRIDPALLFDVAGRADENGQLSLRDLLVEADHAEHPHVHADSVTVTSDGCVDPDAVINLLEEPPAGVYRLKGTIAVQMRDRVRRYTVNVVGRSVHIATAPPSAPASNLVAIGTHVDVDATRERMAAALAPCDKPPATGLRRLQRYRRLSV; from the coding sequence GTGACCACGGTTCCCGTCATCGCACTCACCGGCTATCTGGGCGCGGGTAAGACGACGCTGCTCAACCACGTGCTGCGGCAACCGGACGCCCGAGTCGGCGTGGTGATCAACGACTTCGGCGAGCTCAACGTCGACGCCGCGCTGGTGACCGGGCAGGTCGACGAGCCGGCGTCGATCGCCGGCGGCTGCATCTGCTGCCTGCCCGACGACGGCGGGCTCGACGAGGCGCTGGCCAAGCTGGCCGACCCCAAGCTGCGGCTGGACGCGATCATCGTCGAGGCCAGCGGGCTGGCCGACCCGGTGGCGGTGTCGCGGATGATCCGGTTCAGTGGCGTGGAGCGGGTACGCCCGGGTGGTGTGGTCGACGTCATCGACACCTCGGCATACTTCGACACCGTCGACAACGGTCGCACCCCGCCGGCGCGTTACAGGGCGGCCTCGCTGGTGGTGATCAACAAGATCGACCAGGTGCCCGAAGCCGAGCGCGACGCCGTCGTGGAGCGCATCTGCCGGCGGGTGCGCCAGCGCAACCCGGATGTGCACATCGTCAGCACGGTGGCCGGGCGGATCGACCCGGCGCTGCTGTTCGACGTCGCCGGGCGCGCCGACGAGAACGGCCAACTGTCGCTGCGCGACCTGCTTGTCGAGGCCGATCATGCCGAGCACCCGCACGTACACGCCGATTCGGTCACGGTGACCAGCGACGGCTGCGTGGACCCGGATGCGGTGATCAACCTGCTCGAGGAGCCGCCCGCCGGGGTGTACCGGCTCAAGGGCACGATCGCGGTGCAGATGCGCGACCGGGTGCGCCGTTACACGGTCAATGTCGTGGGCCGGTCGGTGCACATCGCCACCGCGCCGCCGTCCGCGCCGGCGAGCAACCTGGTGGCCATCGGCACCCACGTCGACGTCGACGCGACCCGCGAGCGGATGGCCGCGGCGCTGGCGCCGTGCGACAAACCACCGGCGACCGGGCTGCGGCGGCTGCAGCGCTACCGGCGGCTGAGCGTGTAG
- a CDS encoding NYN domain-containing protein yields the protein MNVIGCRPDGWWRDPRQAMAALVQRLEHWAVARGRDVTVVFERPLSPPIESAAITVTHAPRAAPNSADDEIVRLVTAAADPERIRVVTSDRVLAQRVRAAGATVSPARDLRDAIDPR from the coding sequence ATGAACGTCATCGGGTGCCGTCCCGACGGCTGGTGGCGCGACCCGCGCCAGGCGATGGCGGCGCTGGTGCAGCGTCTGGAGCACTGGGCGGTCGCCCGGGGACGGGACGTCACGGTGGTGTTCGAACGCCCGCTGTCACCGCCGATCGAATCGGCGGCCATCACCGTCACCCACGCACCCCGGGCGGCGCCCAACTCGGCCGACGACGAGATCGTCCGGCTCGTCACGGCCGCCGCCGACCCGGAGCGTATCCGGGTCGTCACCTCTGATCGCGTTCTGGCGCAACGGGTCCGTGCGGCCGGGGCGACGGTGTCGCCGGCCCGGGACCTGCGCGACGCGATCGACCCCCGCTAG
- a CDS encoding STAS domain-containing protein has product MCRQLATVVTVDGVIDEINLDRLTALALRFVIPEKPYILDLSHVESFATHAVSLLSAIDERCYHRDVEWALIAGEPVRRALQNCTMTFPLADSVPDAMHEFAERLEERRRLLPLLTKKTA; this is encoded by the coding sequence GTGTGCCGCCAACTGGCCACCGTCGTTACGGTCGACGGCGTCATCGACGAGATCAACCTCGACCGGCTCACCGCGCTGGCGCTACGGTTCGTGATCCCGGAGAAGCCCTACATCCTGGATCTGAGCCACGTGGAATCGTTCGCCACCCATGCGGTTTCGCTGCTGTCCGCGATCGACGAGCGTTGCTACCACCGCGACGTGGAGTGGGCGCTGATCGCCGGTGAACCGGTGCGCCGCGCCCTGCAGAACTGCACGATGACGTTCCCGCTGGCCGACTCGGTACCCGATGCGATGCACGAGTTCGCCGAGCGGCTCGAGGAACGGCGCCGGCTGCTGCCCCTGCTGACCAAGAAGACCGCCTAG
- a CDS encoding CsbD family protein, with the protein MSANRAQRTRRGLLDSVRGKVKQIVGSVTGNDSLTTEGHLQEVVAHQRQAAEQADAVAAASAEQAEAKRLEAERTGAEQRAAVRAEAAARKQEIDAGQAAEQRAVRDTAHQDLAAGLSAAEQHERRRIQQAEAERRTEQRDAAADVTETLDEHRGAVRASAKVRAEADRLRAEADRLADQSDVPETGNFNEKS; encoded by the coding sequence ATGTCCGCCAACAGGGCGCAACGGACTCGCCGAGGCCTTCTCGACTCCGTTCGGGGCAAGGTCAAGCAGATTGTCGGCTCGGTTACCGGTAACGATTCGCTGACCACCGAGGGGCACCTCCAGGAGGTCGTCGCGCACCAGCGCCAGGCCGCCGAGCAGGCCGACGCCGTCGCCGCCGCAAGCGCCGAACAGGCCGAAGCGAAGCGGCTCGAAGCCGAGCGAACCGGGGCCGAGCAACGGGCCGCGGTGCGCGCCGAAGCCGCCGCGCGCAAGCAAGAAATCGACGCAGGGCAGGCCGCTGAACAACGCGCGGTGCGTGATACCGCCCACCAGGACCTCGCCGCCGGACTCTCCGCGGCCGAACAGCACGAGCGCCGCCGTATCCAGCAGGCGGAGGCAGAACGGCGCACCGAACAGCGCGACGCGGCCGCCGACGTCACAGAAACCCTCGACGAGCACCGCGGGGCGGTGCGGGCGTCCGCCAAGGTGCGGGCCGAAGCGGATCGGCTGCGTGCCGAGGCCGACCGGCTGGCTGACCAGTCCGACGTGCCGGAAACCGGCAACTTCAACGAGAAGTCTTGA